Below is a window of Longimicrobium sp. DNA.
CGATGGGGCGCTGGTTGAGCGCCGTGTCCTGGTTGGTGCGCCAGTACTTCTTCATCCGGTAGCGGTCGAACTGCGCCAGGCGGCGCAGCGGCTCGGCGGCAGACCCCACGCCCTCCATCCCGGCATCCACCAGGATGTGGTCGGCGGTCACCTCCATCACCGTTCCGCCGCGCCGGGCCACCACCACGGCGCCCGAGTCGCGCGCGATTACCTCTTCCAGCCCCGTGCCCACCACCGGCGCGTGCGGGAACAGCAGCGGCACCGCCTGGCGCTGCATGTTCGAGCCCATGAGCGCGCGGTTGGCGTCGTCGTGCTCCAGGAAGGGGATCAGGGCCGCGGCCACCGACACCAACTGGTCGGGCGCCACGTCCATGTAGTCGATCTCCTCCGGCCGCAGCAGGGGGAAGTCGCCCCGCTCGCGGCAAAGGACGAACTCGTTGTTGAAGGTGAAGCCCGGCGTCAGCGGCGCGTTCGCCTGCGCGATGCGGGCCGTCTCCTCCTCGTTGGCCGACAGCCAGGCGCTGATGCGCGTGACCACGGGGGTCACGTGCGTCGTGCGGCCGCTGGCGCCCAGGACGGCGCGCCCCACCTCGCCCTCGGCCGGCAGCGCCGGCACGCCCGAGGTGTAGTCGATCGCCACCTCGTCCGGCGTGTCGCCCCACTCCTGCACCTCGAGCCCGGTCATCTGCCGCTCATGGAGCGCCTCGACCACCTCGGCCGTCAGCACCGTCCCCGGCACCGCCAGGACGGCGGCCGTGGTGGGCTGGAAGACGCGAACGGACAGCGACATGGGGTTGCGGATGGCCTCGGGGGCCACGCCGCGCGCCGCCGCGCCCGCCCGGCGGCTGACCACGCGCACCAGGTTCACCGGCTGGGCGGCGATGCGCTCCGCCAGCTCTTCGGTGATGCGCTCGCCGCGCTTGGCCAGCACGGGAAGCCCCGCGAACTCCTGCTCCCAGTCGGTCTGGGCGATCTCGCCGGCCAGCATCCGCGGGAACAGCGTGCTCCAGTCGAACACGTCCTCGGCCAGCTCGGCGCCCACGATCATGGCGCGGAAGATCTCGCGGCCGCGGGCGGCGTCGATGGTCTCGCCCTTCTTGCCGAACACCTTGGCGCGGTCGCCCAGCACCAGGCGCACGGCCTCTTCCAGCTTGGCCTGCGCCGGGTACTTCACGATGGCGCGCACCACCTTGCGGTAGGGCGTCTCGATGAAGCCCAGGTCGTTGATCCGGGCGTACGTGGTCAGCGAGTTGATCAGGCCGATGTTCGGGCCTTCCGGCGTTTCGATCGGGCACATGCGCCCGTAGTGCGAGTAGTGCACGTCGCGCACTTCGAAGCCGGCGCGCTCACGGGTAAGACCGCCCGGCCCCAGCGCCGAAAGACGGCGCTTGTGCGTCATCTCGGCCAGGGGGTTGGTCTGGTCCATGAACTGGCTGAGCTGGCTGGATCCGAAGAACTGCTGGATCACCGCCGACACCGTGCGCGCGTTCACCAGGTCGTCGATGTTGATCTTGTCGGGGTCCGACACGATCGACATGCGCTCGCGCACCAGCCGCGCCATGCGGCTGAGGCCCACGCTGAACTGGTTGGCGATCAGCTCGCCCACCGAGCGCACCCGGCGGTTGCCCAGGTGGTCGATGTCGTCCGTTTCGCCGCGCCCCTCGTGCAGCTCGATCAGCTGCCACAGGATCGCCAGCACGTCCTGCGCGGTGAGCGCCGTCATGCCGGCCGGCGGCACCGTGTAGCCCAGCGACTCGAAGGCCGGCGCCAGCCGCTGGTTGATCTTGTAGCGGCCCACGCGGCCCAGGTCGTAGCGCTTGTTCAGCGCCTCTTCCGTGTACTCCGAGTAGTCGGTGCTGGCCGCGGCCGTGCCGTTGCCGCTTCCCGTCAGCTCGCCGGTGACGACGAGCGAGGTGCGCGGCTGGAACAGCAGCCGCCAGACGGCCACGTACACCTGCACCACGCGGTTCAGCTCGTACACCAGCACGCGGCTGGGCTTGCCGGCCTTTTCGGTGCGGTCGTCGCGGAAGCTTTCCCACACGTAGCGAATGCCGCGCTCCTGGGCGAAGCGCAGCATGCGCTCCTCCACCGAGCGCTGCCCCTCGCGCGACATGGGGTCCACCGGCTGCGCGCCGCGCTCGGCCCACGCCGCCAGGAAGTCGGCGACGTGCATGATGGTGTCGCCCTCGGCCAGGAACTCTTCCTCGGTCCACGTGTCGGGCGCGGGGGCCGTGCCCGGGCGCACCAGGTTGTGGATGGCGAAGAGCGAGTCGAGCGTGCCGCGGGTGGGGTCCTTGGCCAGCGTGGCGCGCAGCGCCGAGCCGCTCTGGCTCGTCGCGCGGTACGTGGCCACCGACTCGATGCCGGCGCGCAGCATGCGCCCCAGCGTGTCGCCGTTGATCTCGTCGCCGGCACGCGCCACCAGCGCCGAAGCCACCACGGGAAGCGTGGTGACGCCGGCCTCGCGGAGCGACGCGTACAGCTCGGGGGTCACCCGGCGGCCGCGCTCGTACACCTCGCCCGTCGAGGGAAGCACGATGTCGCGGTACAGCACGGGGCCGTTGGGGCCCAGGACGGCCGGGTCCGGCACGTCCTCGGCCAAAAAGCCGTGGAACACCTCGCCGCGGCGGCCGCTTCCCGTGGCCTGCTCCAGCGTGTTCAGCGCGACGGTGTCACGCTTCAGGAACACGCCCAGGATGTCGGCGTCGCGGCTGAAGCCCACCGCGCGCAGCAGCGCCGTGGCGGGGAACTTCTTCTTCTTGTCGATGTGCACCGCCACCACGTCGTGGATGTCGAGGGTGAACTCCACCCACGACCCGCGGAACGGGATGATGCGCGCGCTGAACAGCTTGCTGCCGTTGGGGTGGGTGTTCTCTTCGAACACCACGCCCGGCGAACGGTGCAGCTGGCTGACGATGACGCGCTCGGCGCCGTTGATGATGAAGGTGCCCAGGGGGGTCAGGACCGGCAGGTCCCCCAGGTACACTTCCTTTTCGATGATGTCCTTGGGACGGCGCTCGTCGCCCACGTCCTCCCACACCACCAGCCGGAGCGTCGCCTTAAGCGGAGCCGCGTACGTCATGTCGCGCTCCATGCACTCCTCCATGTCGTACTTGGGCTCGCCCAGCGAGTACCGTACGAATTCCAGGGAGAAGTTCCCGTTGACGTCCGAGATGGGGAAGATCTCGTTGAAGACGCGCTCCAGCCCCACGTCCTCGCGCTCACGCGCGGCGGCGTCGGTCTGGAGAAGCGTATCGAACGCCCTCAGCTGCACGTCGAGGAGGTTGGGATGCTCCATCCCCGACGTCAGCTTGGCGAATGAGACGATCGGTTTGTTCAGCGTTGCCAAGTGGGTCTCCCTCTCAGCGTGCGTGGATTCGGAAAAGCGCAAACGACCCCGACCGAATGCGATTCGGCGGGGCGGCGTACCGTCCGTCGGAATTTGATTGTAGTCCTGCTCTGTGCCATGTGCCGCCGCGCTGGAGTAACCGGAAAGGGAAGCCGGGGCGGCCCACTGGCCGCGCCGGCTTCGCGGTCCGGCGCGCGGAGCCCCGGGGGGGTCCGCGCGCCGGCTCGCCCGGTTACTTCAGCTCGACGGTGGCGCCCTGCTCGGTCAGCTTGGCGCGCATGGCCTCGGCCTCGTCCTTGGTCAGGCCGTCCTTGACCGTCTTCGGAGCGCCGTCCACCAGGTCCTTGGCTTCCTTCAGGCCCAGGCCGGTCAGCTCGCGCACGACCTTGATCACCTGGATCTTCTTCTCGCCGGCGGCCATCAGCACCACGTCGAACTCGGTCTTCTCCTCGGCGGCCGGGGCCGCGGGTCCACCAGTCGCGGCGGCGGCGACGGCCACGGGGGCCGCGGCGGTCACGCCGAACTTCTCCTCGAAAGCCTTCACGAAGTCGGACAGCTCGAGAACGGTCATGTTGCCGATCGCGTCGAGCAGCTCGTCACGGGTAAGCGTCGCCATCTCAGGGGCTCCTTTAGTCTACGTTCGTTCGTACAGGAATGTCAGATCGGTTCCGGCCCGGGGCCGGCGTGCTCATGGGCGAAAGGGCCCTCAGGCCCCCGCCTCTTCCTTCTGCTGCCGGAGCTGGTCCACCGCGCGGGCAAAGCCGGCGATGAGCTGGCTCATTCCGCCCGCCAGGCGCGCCATGGGCGCCTGCAGGCCGCCGGCGATCTGCGCCAGCAGCACCTCGCGGGGCGGCATGTCGGCCAGCTGCCGCACCTGCGCCGGGTCGAAGGGCTTCCGGTCCACCACGCCCACCTTCACGGTGGGGCGGTCGCCGAACTCCCGGGCGAAGTCGGCCAGCACCTTGGCCGGCGCCACCGCGTCTTCGCGGCCGATCACCACCCCCGTGGGGCCGGTGAAGAAGCCCGCGATGTCGGGCAGCTCCAGGCCGTCGAGGGCCCGGATGGCCAGCGTGTTCTTGACCACCACGTAGTCCACGCCCTGCTTGCGCAGACGGCTGCGGAACTCGGTGATCTGCTTCACGCTCAGGCCGGTGAAGTCCGTCAGGTAGAACGCGCTCGCGTCGCCCAGCTTCTGCTGGAGCTCGGTGACGACGACGTTCTTCTCGTCTTTCCTCATCCGCTCAGCTCCGCCGGAAAAGGTTGGCATCCACCGGAACGCCGGGTCCCATGGTGCTGGAAACCGTCACCCCGCGCACGTACTGCCCCTTGGCAGCCGCCGGCTTGGCCCGGATCACCGTGTCCATGAAGGCGCTCAGGTTCTCTTCCAGCTTCGCCGGCTCGAACGACACCTTCCCGATGGGAACGTGCACGTTGCCCGTGCGGTCCACGCGGAACTCGATCTTGCCGGCCTTGATCTCGCGCACCGCGCGCGAAACGTCCATCGTCACCGTGCCCGCCTTGGGCGTGGGCATCAGGCCGCGGGGGCCCAGGATGCGCCCCAGCTGGCCCACCTGGCCCATCATGTCGGGCGTGGCGACGCAGACGTCGAAATCCAGCCAGCCGTCCTTGATCTTCTGGACGTACTCGGTGCCCACGAAATCGGCACCGGCTTCCTCCGCCTCACGCGCGCGGTCGCCCTGGGCGATCACGAGCACGCGGGCGGTCTTCCCCGTACCGTGGGGAAGGACGACGGCGCCGCGGACGATCTGGTCCGCGTGCCTCGGGTCGACGCCAAGGCGGACGGCGGCTTCCACCGTCTCGTCGAACTTGGCGAAGCTCAGCTCCTTGACGAGGCTTACGGCCTCGGCGGGCTGAAACGTCGATCCCTCGGGCACACGGGCCTGCGCGTCGCGGAACTTTTTCCCGTGCTTTGGCATGTACCCCCTCAGCGAACTTTTCTCACGAGTCCTCCCACCCGGCGTTCGCCTGGCCCGCGGTGGTTGATCGGACGGGATTTCGGCCGCGCTCCGCATTGCGGAACGGAAGGGCGGGAGACCGCTTCCTGGGCTCCGGCCGAACTCCACTTCTCCCGCCTGCGGCCCGCCCGAGGGCGAGCCGTTTCCTCAGAGCGCGATCGCGCGCGCCGTCAGGCCCGCACTCACGCACTCACGCACTTCTTTTACTTCGCCACCTCGACGCCCATCGACCGGGCGGTGCCGGCGATCTGGCGCATGGCGCCCTCGATGTCGGCCGCGTTCAGGTCGGGCATCTTGGTCTCGGCGATGGTGCGCAGCTGCTCCTGCGAGAGCGTGCCCACCTTGGTCTTCTTCGACGAGGCGGAGCCCTTGTCCAGGCCGATGGCCTTCTTGATCAGCACCGCCGCCGGGGGCGTCTTGGTGATGAACGTGAAGGAGCGGTCCGCGTACACGGTGATCTCGACGGGAATGATCATCCCCGGCTGACCCTGCGTGCGCGCGTTGAACTGCTTGCAGAACTCCATGATGTTCACGCCGTGCTGGCCCAGCGCGGGGCCCACGGGGGGCGCCGGGTTGGCCGCGCCGGCGGGAACCTGGAGCTTGATGAACCCGGTGACTTTCTTCGCCATCTTCGCCTCGAATCAACGTCCGCTTCAGAAGCCGCGGAGCTGCGTGTAGTCCAGCTCGATGCTGGTGGGCCGCCCGAAGAGCGACACCTCCACCTTGACCTTGCCCTTGTCGTGGTCGATGTCCTGCACGGTGCCGCTGAACTCCTTGAACGGCCCGTCGGTCACCTCGACCACCTGCCCGTGGTTGAACGGGATCAGCACCACCGGGGCCTCGGCGGCGGCCGGAGCCGCCTCTTCCTGCCCCAGCACCTTCGACAGTTCGTCGTCGGTCAGCGGCGCGGGCTCGGCGCCCGTGCCCAGGAACTTGATGACGCCCTGGATGCTGTTGATCAGGTGGGCCGTGCGCTGGTTGTACACCATCTTCACCAGCACGTACCCCGGGTACAGCTTCCGGGTGACGGTCACGCGCTTGCCGTTGCGAAGCTCCACCTCTTCACGGGTGGGGACCATCACTTCCTGGATCTGCCGGGTTTCCGGCTCGCCCTGCTCCTCGTCGATGCGGCGCTGGATCAGCCGCTGCACCTTGTTCTCGTGCCCCGAATAGCTCTGGATGGCGTACCACTTGGCGTCGGCCATGGGCGCGCTCAGCTCGTGAACAGGGACGAGATCATGTCGAGCACCACGCCGACGCCGCGGTCCATCACGAAGATGATGGACGCCATCACCAGCATGAACACCACGATCATCCACGTGGAGCTCTGCAGCTGCGCGCGGTCGGGCCAGGTGATCTTCTTGACCTGCTCTACGACTTCACCGAAGAAGTCGCGGGCAGAGGTACGCGTCGTCGTCTCAGCCATGCGGAAACCGTTCGCGATCAAAAAAGGGTGCCGGCCGGCCCGGAAAGGGCCGGCCGCCGTTCCGGGTGCCGCTTACTTGGTTTCCTTGTGCGGCCGGTGCGTGTTGCACCGCGGGCAGTACTTCTTGTACTCCACCCGCTCGGGGTGCTTGCGCTTGTTCTTGGTCAGGTGGTAGTTCCTCTCCTTGCACTCGGTGCAGGCGAGGATGACCTTGTCGCGCATGGCTCCAGCTCCTTGTATGTCAACCGTTCCAGACGGCACGCGGCGGGGAGCGGTGCCCCCGCCGCAACCTCCCTGTCCGATGTCCGGCGGTTACTCGACGATCTCGGTGACGACGCCGGCGCCCACGGTGCGGCCGCCCTCGCGGATGGCGAAGCGCAGCTCCTTCTCCATGGCGATGGGGGTGATCAGCTCCACCACCATCTGCACGTTGTCGCCCGGCATCACCATCTCCACCCCCTCCGGCAGGGTGGCGCTGCCCGTCACGTCGGTCGTGCGGAAGTAGAACTGCGGCCGGTACCCGTTGAAGAACGGCGTGTGGCGCCCGCCCTCCTCCTTGGTCAGCACGTACACCTCGGCCTTGAACCTGGTGTGCGGCGTGATGCTCTTCGGCTTCGCC
It encodes the following:
- the rplL gene encoding 50S ribosomal protein L7/L12 gives rise to the protein MATLTRDELLDAIGNMTVLELSDFVKAFEEKFGVTAAAPVAVAAAATGGPAAPAAEEKTEFDVVLMAAGEKKIQVIKVVRELTGLGLKEAKDLVDGAPKTVKDGLTKDEAEAMRAKLTEQGATVELK
- the rplJ gene encoding 50S ribosomal protein L10; this encodes MRKDEKNVVVTELQQKLGDASAFYLTDFTGLSVKQITEFRSRLRKQGVDYVVVKNTLAIRALDGLELPDIAGFFTGPTGVVIGREDAVAPAKVLADFAREFGDRPTVKVGVVDRKPFDPAQVRQLADMPPREVLLAQIAGGLQAPMARLAGGMSQLIAGFARAVDQLRQQKEEAGA
- the rplA gene encoding 50S ribosomal protein L1, with amino-acid sequence MPKHGKKFRDAQARVPEGSTFQPAEAVSLVKELSFAKFDETVEAAVRLGVDPRHADQIVRGAVVLPHGTGKTARVLVIAQGDRAREAEEAGADFVGTEYVQKIKDGWLDFDVCVATPDMMGQVGQLGRILGPRGLMPTPKAGTVTMDVSRAVREIKAGKIEFRVDRTGNVHVPIGKVSFEPAKLEENLSAFMDTVIRAKPAAAKGQYVRGVTVSSTMGPGVPVDANLFRRS
- the rplK gene encoding 50S ribosomal protein L11, translated to MAKKVTGFIKLQVPAGAANPAPPVGPALGQHGVNIMEFCKQFNARTQGQPGMIIPVEITVYADRSFTFITKTPPAAVLIKKAIGLDKGSASSKKTKVGTLSQEQLRTIAETKMPDLNAADIEGAMRQIAGTARSMGVEVAK
- the nusG gene encoding transcription termination/antitermination protein NusG; this translates as MADAKWYAIQSYSGHENKVQRLIQRRIDEEQGEPETRQIQEVMVPTREEVELRNGKRVTVTRKLYPGYVLVKMVYNQRTAHLINSIQGVIKFLGTGAEPAPLTDDELSKVLGQEEAAPAAAEAPVVLIPFNHGQVVEVTDGPFKEFSGTVQDIDHDKGKVKVEVSLFGRPTSIELDYTQLRGF
- the secE gene encoding preprotein translocase subunit SecE translates to MAETTTRTSARDFFGEVVEQVKKITWPDRAQLQSSTWMIVVFMLVMASIIFVMDRGVGVVLDMISSLFTS
- the rpmG gene encoding 50S ribosomal protein L33, giving the protein MRDKVILACTECKERNYHLTKNKRKHPERVEYKKYCPRCNTHRPHKETK